Proteins from a genomic interval of Hoplias malabaricus isolate fHopMal1 chromosome 13, fHopMal1.hap1, whole genome shotgun sequence:
- the dxo gene encoding decapping and exoribonuclease protein, whose protein sequence is MDHRRYTNNKRNPGAHFSEDHSSKRSRGGAETFRPVPQSLGTRRHLYERDFPVYKQPVEVGVFSLDSERRFHGDPRQLRYFVDPGKSPNLNLRDGYRDRFIKRDDGVKENLDHLLRWIVENKDRLQSVNAASSSPACVLGVDFVTWRGHLTKLLTTPYETQEGWLLAVSRFSGTLYISEVETAAARVSRENRTERHEEMMYWGYKFEQYTCADDVNSIPDGGGVVNTNEAFCTVVQTRLADHKLLFSGEVDCRDKDPKAPPAPSCYIELKTSVEICTPKQRSNFHRYKLLKWWAQSFLPGVPRIVAGFRDQDGVVVSVETFHVSKISQLIKNEHNCWKPTVCMNFCSDFLSFVKSVVKEDDPRLVYLFAWDPHRDVSYSVHRDSEYTFLPDWYVKDIARHCAPVTHH, encoded by the exons ATGGATCATCGTCGTTACACCAACAATAAGAGAAACCCAGGCGCTCATTTTAGTGAAGATCATTCCTCTAAACGCTCCCGAGGAGGTGCCGAAACATTTCGCCCGGTTCCTCAGTCTCTCGGTACACGGAGGCATCTGTACGAGCGAGACTTCCCCGTCTATAAACAGCCAGTGGAGGTGGGAGTCTTCTCTCTGGATTCAGAGCGCCGATTTCACGGCGACCCCAGACAGCTCCGCTACTTCGTTGATCCCGGTAAAAGCCCCAACTTAAACCTGAGAGACGGTTATCGCGACCGTTTCATAAAACGAGATGATGGCGTCAAGGAGAATCTCGATCATCTTCTGCGGTGGATCGTGGAGAACAAAGACAGACTCCAGTCAGTGAACGCCGCCTCGTCCTCACCAGCCTG TGTTCTAGGTGTAGACTTTGTAACATGGAGAGGCCACTTAACCAAGCTGTTGACCACTCCATATGAGACTCAGGAGGGATGGCTCCTGGCTGTGTCAAGGTTCAGCGGCACTCTTTACATCAGCGAGGTGGAGACTGCTGCAGCCAGAGTGAGCAGAGAAAACCGTACAGAGAGGCATGAGGAGATGATGTACTGGGGTTATAAGTTTGAGCAGTACACCTGTGCAG atgATGTTAACAGTATTCCAGATGGAGGTGGAGTGGTCAACACAAATGAGGCATTCTGCACTGTGGTCCAGACTCGCCTGGCTGACCATAAGCTTCTCTTCTCTGGAGAAGTGGACTGTCGGGACAAGGACCCTAAAGCACCTCCAGCTCCATCCTGCTACATTGAGCTGAAAACCTCAGTCGAAATCTGTACCCCAAAACAACGCAGTAacttccacag aTACAAGCTGCTGAAATGGTGGGCACAGTCATTTCTTCCTGGAGTTCCACGAATCGTTGCTGGTTTTCGAGACCAGGATGGAGTTGTGGTTTCTGTAGAGACCTTCCACGTCTCCAAAATCTCCCAACTCATCAAG AATGAACACAACTGCTGGAAGCCGACAGTCTGTATGAACTTCTGCAGTGATTTCCTGTCTTTCGTGAAATCAGTTGTGAAAGAGGATGATCCAAG GTTGGTGTATCTGTTTGCTTGGGATCCACACAGAGACGTGAGCTACTCAGTTCACAGAGACTCTGAATATACATTTCTGCCTGATTGGTATGTGAAGGACATTGCAAGGCACTGTGCTCCAGTGACACACCACTGA